Proteins from one Gallus gallus isolate bGalGal1 chromosome 17, bGalGal1.mat.broiler.GRCg7b, whole genome shotgun sequence genomic window:
- the MRPS2 gene encoding LOW QUALITY PROTEIN: 28S ribosomal protein S2, mitochondrial isoform X1 (The sequence of the model RefSeq protein was modified relative to this genomic sequence to represent the inferred CDS: inserted 1 base in 1 codon; substituted 1 base at 1 genomic stop codon), whose protein sequence is MRGRRGRAAALPGSGGGRGGSGKFGSSSSSSATEMAVPRILRAAAPRLYSGLPAPAALTAAAARPRDPEDKLLAEPLRHPDFFKVKNLFTLKDLFDARVHLGHKKGCRHQFMKPYIFGCRLDQDIIDLDQTMQHLQLALNFTAHVAYRKGIILFVSRNRQFCHLVESTARECGEYAHTRYWQGGLLTNAHIQFGPGIRLPDLLIFLSSLNNVFEPHVAIRDAAKMNIPTVGVVDTNCNPCLITYPIPGNDDSPTAMELYCKLFKMTIIHAKNKRKQIEVFQELQSRQKGDTSRPVVAEGQAXPWGSSPRWRWASRSTSTVLHPWHHTTWLSAELGCLSHRDISSSEVICPEQLIQGEMEQCQWXALSWFVVVRSTSILRPSCCGMLQSHLYHTPQIKGSLILLFLSLLHGEVGKFLAKKCMLTG, encoded by the exons ATGCGGGGCCGGAGGGGACGCGCGGCCGCGTTGCCAGGCAGCGGCGGTGGGCGCGGGGGAAGCGGAAAGTTCggctcctcttcctcttcctcggCCACAGAGATGGCGGTGCCGCGGATCTTACGGGCGG CAGCCCCGCGGCTCTACAGCGGTCTCCCCGCCCCGGCGGCGCTGACGGCGGCagcggcgcggccccgcg aCCCGGAGGACAAACTGCTGGCCGAGCCGCTCCGCCACCCCGACTTCTTCAAAGTGAAGAATCTCTTCACCCTGAAGGATCTTTTCGACGCCCGAGTGCACCTGGGGCACAAGAAGGGATGTCGGCATCA gttcATGAAGCCCTACATCTTCGGCTGCCGCCTGGACCAGGACATCATCGACTTGGATCAGACGATGCAGCATCTCCAGCTGGCCCTCAACTTCACTGCCCACGTCGCCTACCGCAAAGGCATCATCCTCTTCGTCAGCCGCAACAGGCAGTTCTGCCACCTGGTCGAGAGCACAGCACGGGAGTGTGGGGAGTACGCCCACACACGCTACTGGCAGGGCGGCCTGCTCACCAATGCCCACATCCAGTTTGGTCCCGGCATCCGCCTGCCCGACCTCCTTATCTTCCTCAGCAGCCTCAACAATGTCTTTGAGCCCCACGTGGCCATCCGGGATGCTGCCAAGATGAACATCCCCACGGTGGGGGTGGTGGACACAAACTGCAACCCATGCCTCATCACCTACCCCATCCCTGGCAACGACGACAGCCCCACCGCCATGGAGCTCTACTGCAAGCTCTTCAAGATGACCATCATCCACGCCAAGAACAAGAGGAAGCAGATTGAGGtcttccaggagctgcagagccgACAGAAGGGCGATACGAGCCGCCCTGTGGTGGCTGAAGGCCAGGCATGACCGTGGGGCTCATCTCCACGCTGGAGGTGGGCATCCCGCTCCACTTCTACAGTGCTGCACCCATGGCATCACACAACCTGgctttcagcagagctgggctgcttGTCGCACAGGGACATCTCCAGCTCCGAAGTAATTTGCCCAGAGCAATTGATCCAAGGAGAGATGGAGCAGTGCCAGT CAGCTCTGTCCTGGTTTGTTGTTGTGAGGAGCACTTCTATCCTGCGACCCTCCTGTTGTGGAATGCTGCAAAGCCACTTGTATCACACGCCACAAATAAAGGGGTCTTTgattctcctctttctttccctgttacATGGGGAGGTGGGGAAATTTCTGGCAAAAAAATGCATGCTCACGGGGTGA
- the C9orf116 gene encoding UPF0691 protein C9orf116 homolog isoform X1, with amino-acid sequence MAQPQPAEGPAPRAGTWVSATLPRRFLQLPSYRGYGQPEPHPLYRTTNQEYGRRAPTVYEVPVSYHVTSHAFSDSLAQRGMYRNDGLNTSLEKSRVTGPANFITPRDTLDFHPSYKVGGPSHC; translated from the exons ATGGCACAGCCGCAGCCCGCGGAgggccccgcgccccgcgccggCACTTGGGTGAGCGCCACGCTGCCCCGCcgcttcctgcagctcccctccTACCGCGGCTACGG GCAGCCGGAGCCGCACCCGCTGTACCGGACGACCAACCAGGAGTACGGCCGCAGAGCGCCCACGGTGTACGAAGTGCCG GTCTCCTACCACGTCACCTCGCACGCCTTCTCAGACTCCCTGGCACAGCGTGGCATGTACAGGAACGACGGGCTCAACACCTCGCTGGAGAAGAGCCGTGTCACTGGCCCTGCCAACTTCATCACCCCCCGCGACACCCTCGACTTCCACCCCAGCTACAAAGTCGGTGGGCCCTCGCACTGCTAG